Proteins found in one Choloepus didactylus isolate mChoDid1 chromosome 3, mChoDid1.pri, whole genome shotgun sequence genomic segment:
- the LOC119530557 gene encoding putative tripartite motif-containing protein 75, which yields MAFAASLTDLQAEASCPLCLDFLRDPVTIDCGHNFCCSCITQCWEDLQDLLPCPVCLHHCLDRDLKRNTQLSHMTELVRQLPTRSGKRKRQEKKPLCEKHNRVVTLFCEKDLELLCAQCRVSSDHWDHRLMSIEQAAATHRKKLKSSMEPLKKEVEDAEKGLETQISESFKLKMKVEKQRLEFYSEFEQLMKLLGKEQDAILLGLMMEEEDLQEKLTENNMQISEHISTLKNMLDEITEKCVQSKVQLLTDIDSIYRSYENLKTPAVFSYELKKESCSLPPQYFGLQKMINRFKVDLTFDPETAHPSLIMSDNRKSVTYGKEEPNFPYNPKRFTLHPAVLSSEGFDSARHFWQVEVRGTGEWSLGVCKDSLPRNAIPSGMPKDGCWQIQQWTNTSPSLDTTKLIRIGIFLDYELGEVSFYNMHKRSHIYTFTDTFTEKLRPYFSTGPTANSLTISIITDEQ from the coding sequence ATGGCCTTTGCAGCCTCCCTCACTGACCTCCAAGCAGAGGCCAGCTGCCCCCTCTGCCTGGATTTCCTGAGAGACCCAGTGACCATTGACTGTGGCCACAACTTCTGTTGCTCCTGCATCACCCAGTGCTGGGAAGATCTCCAGGACCTCCTCCCCTGTCCCGTCTGCCTCCACCACTGCCTTGACAGGGACCTCAAGAGGAACACCCAATTATCTCACATGACTGAACTTGTGAGGCAACTACCCACCAGGAGTGGCAAGAGGAAACGGCAGGAAAAGAAACCCCTGTGTGAGAAGCACAATCGGGTTGTGACCCTGTTCTGTGAGAAGGACCTggagctgctgtgtgcacagtgcCGGGTCTCCTCTGACCATTGGGATCACCGCCTGATGtccatagagcaggctgcagctACCCACAGGAAGAAGCTCAAAAGCTCCATGGAGCCCCTGAAGAAGGAAGTTGAGGATGCTGAAAAAGGTTTGGAAACACAAATCTCAGAATCATTTAAATTGAAGATGAAGGTCGAAAAGCAGAGGCTCGAATTTTACTCTGAATTTGAACAACTAATGAAGTTACTGGGAAAGGAGCAGGATGCCATTCTTCTGGGATTAATGATGGAAGAGGAGGATCTCCAAGAGAAACTCACTGAAAATAATATGCAAATTTCAGAGCATATTTCCACACTAAAAAATATGCTCGATGAAATAACAGAAAAGTGTGTGCAGTCTAAAGTGCAGTTACTGACAGATATTGACAGTATCTACAGAAGCTATGAAAACTTAAAAACCCCAGCTGTGTTTTCCTatgaattaaagaaagagagtTGCTCTCTTCCTCCACAATATTTTGGCCTGCAGAAAATGATCAACAGGTTTAAGGTAGATTTGACATTTGATCCTGAAACTGCACATCCTAGTCTTATCATGTCAGACAACAGAAAAAGTGTGACCTATGGAAAGGAGGAACCAAACTTTCCATACAATCCAAAGAGATTCACTCTCCACCCAGCTGTACTAAGTTCTGAAGGATTTGACAGTGCCAGGCACTTCTGGCAGGTAGAAGTAAGAGGCACAGGTGAATGGTCCTTAGGGGTGTGTAAAGACTCTCTCCCTAGAAATGCTATTCCATCAGGAATGCCAAAGGATGGATGTTGGCAAATCCAACAGTGGACAAATACTTCTCCTTCCCTGGATACAACAAAACTCATACGGATTGGCATTTTTCTGGATTATGAGTTGGGAGAAGTTTCATTTTATAATATGCATAAGCGATCCCATATTTACACCTTCACTGATACTTTTACAGAAAAACTTAGACCTTATTTTTCTACTGGACCAACTGCAAACTCTCTGACCATCAGCATAATCACAGATGAACAGTAA